Proteins co-encoded in one Burkholderia ambifaria AMMD genomic window:
- a CDS encoding DUF6600 domain-containing protein yields the protein MAPLFTLKRTARCTLLAFAALATLPSAFAQATQAAPYAAAARQPGGDPPSRVARLNYMSGAVTTEPAGSDTWSYAAVNRPLTTGDQLWNDAGARSELHIGSTAVRLGESTSLSVLNLDDTTTQLKVGLGTVSTHVRDLPPGGSYEIDTPNLALGLTGPGDYRVDVAPNGASTTVTVRRGSATVYGSNGQYPLSPGQQVVFTGTDLQVAQQSAAPAPDALDQWAASRDAAEQRSVSARYVSRDIPGYQDLDANGTWRETPNYGAVWVPNDTPADWAPYHDGHWIWQAPWGWTWVDDAPWGFAPYHYGRWAHVDDSWAWVPGPVAVSQPPAYAPALVAFVGGGSGPDWSVALTVGGVAAAGCAWFALGPGEAWHPGWGGWSPHYYERVNRNIVVNNVTVNKTVNVTNITNITNINKTYVNFRAPHAITAVPASAFVHGQPVAHFSQHVDPQQWRNAHVMPGTPGIAPVRQSLNGGLRTAGYRPPAAVGQHPFVATRNPAVPAAYRDQAAVHLARQGAHVPGAGAPIARTSVPADYTARPVRVPGNPKAGAWAMRNVQLVNPHGPVVQPAHAPREGQPALTQAARPGAPTPVVPNGARPMNAQAPNAPRFANGAMPPAPGNSAAHQALSPGNGVPHPPTAGNEPARHDNAHAAAAPAPVWMQPHTPMERQRPTPPSALHAAGQNALSPVRSAAAVPHPDGTPGTQPGGHQEAPRARPQPRPDTTAQIPQPHPRPDFPTPAQPAQPRPERAAPAPRPSPEFAQPAPHREVAPPHVNEYRPPAPAAHDMPRPQPQAPRMEPRPSMPAPHMEPRQSMPAPHMEPRPSMPAPHMEPRPQPAPHVEAPRPSNPPSGGHDERRHQ from the coding sequence ATGGCTCCCCTGTTCACGCTCAAGCGAACCGCCCGCTGCACCCTGCTCGCGTTCGCCGCGCTGGCGACCCTGCCATCCGCATTCGCGCAAGCGACACAGGCCGCGCCGTACGCGGCCGCCGCCCGGCAACCGGGCGGCGATCCGCCGAGCCGCGTCGCCCGGCTCAACTACATGTCGGGCGCCGTGACGACGGAGCCGGCCGGCAGCGATACATGGTCATACGCCGCCGTGAACCGGCCGCTGACGACGGGCGACCAGCTGTGGAACGACGCCGGCGCGCGCTCCGAGCTGCACATCGGCTCGACCGCGGTGCGACTCGGCGAATCGACGAGCCTGTCGGTGCTGAACCTCGACGACACCACGACGCAACTGAAGGTCGGCCTCGGCACCGTATCGACGCACGTGCGCGATCTGCCACCCGGCGGGTCGTACGAAATCGATACGCCCAATCTCGCGCTCGGCCTCACGGGCCCCGGCGACTATCGCGTCGATGTCGCGCCGAACGGCGCGAGCACGACGGTGACCGTGCGCCGCGGCAGCGCGACCGTGTACGGCAGCAACGGGCAGTATCCGTTGTCGCCCGGCCAGCAGGTCGTGTTCACCGGCACCGACCTGCAGGTCGCGCAGCAATCGGCCGCGCCGGCCCCCGACGCGCTCGACCAGTGGGCCGCCAGCCGCGATGCGGCCGAGCAGCGCTCGGTATCGGCCCGCTACGTGTCGCGCGACATTCCCGGCTACCAGGATCTCGACGCGAACGGGACGTGGCGCGAGACCCCGAACTACGGTGCGGTCTGGGTGCCGAACGACACGCCGGCCGACTGGGCGCCGTATCACGACGGTCACTGGATCTGGCAGGCGCCGTGGGGCTGGACCTGGGTCGACGACGCACCGTGGGGCTTCGCGCCGTACCACTACGGCCGCTGGGCCCATGTGGACGACAGCTGGGCGTGGGTGCCCGGCCCGGTGGCCGTCAGCCAGCCGCCCGCCTATGCACCGGCGCTGGTCGCGTTCGTGGGCGGCGGCAGCGGTCCCGACTGGAGCGTCGCGCTGACGGTCGGCGGCGTCGCCGCGGCCGGCTGCGCATGGTTCGCACTCGGCCCCGGCGAAGCATGGCATCCCGGCTGGGGCGGCTGGAGCCCGCATTACTACGAACGCGTGAACCGGAATATCGTGGTGAACAACGTCACGGTGAACAAGACCGTGAACGTGACGAACATCACCAACATCACGAACATCAACAAGACCTACGTGAACTTCCGCGCGCCGCACGCGATCACGGCCGTGCCGGCGTCCGCATTCGTGCACGGCCAGCCGGTCGCGCACTTCTCGCAGCACGTCGATCCGCAACAGTGGCGCAACGCGCATGTGATGCCGGGCACGCCCGGCATTGCGCCGGTACGCCAGAGCTTGAACGGCGGATTGCGCACGGCCGGCTACCGGCCGCCGGCGGCGGTCGGACAGCACCCGTTCGTCGCGACGCGCAATCCGGCGGTGCCGGCCGCGTATCGCGATCAGGCGGCCGTCCATCTCGCCCGGCAGGGCGCACACGTGCCGGGTGCGGGCGCGCCGATCGCGAGAACCAGCGTGCCGGCCGACTATACGGCTCGCCCGGTCCGTGTTCCGGGCAATCCGAAAGCCGGTGCGTGGGCGATGCGCAACGTTCAGCTCGTGAACCCGCACGGCCCCGTCGTGCAGCCGGCGCACGCGCCGCGCGAAGGCCAGCCTGCCCTCACGCAGGCGGCACGGCCGGGCGCGCCGACGCCGGTCGTGCCGAATGGCGCGCGACCAATGAACGCCCAAGCCCCCAATGCGCCGCGCTTCGCCAACGGCGCGATGCCACCAGCGCCGGGCAATTCGGCTGCGCATCAGGCCTTGAGCCCGGGTAATGGCGTCCCGCACCCACCGACGGCCGGCAACGAGCCGGCCAGGCACGACAACGCGCATGCAGCCGCGGCGCCCGCCCCGGTCTGGATGCAGCCGCACACGCCGATGGAGCGTCAGCGCCCGACGCCGCCGAGCGCCCTGCACGCGGCGGGCCAGAATGCGCTGTCGCCCGTGCGCAGCGCGGCGGCGGTCCCGCATCCGGACGGCACGCCCGGAACGCAACCCGGCGGCCATCAGGAAGCGCCGCGCGCGCGGCCGCAACCGCGGCCCGACACGACCGCGCAGATTCCGCAGCCGCATCCGCGCCCTGATTTCCCGACACCGGCCCAGCCAGCGCAGCCGCGTCCGGAGCGCGCTGCGCCGGCGCCGCGGCCGAGCCCCGAATTCGCGCAACCGGCTCCCCACCGCGAAGTCGCACCGCCGCACGTGAACGAGTACCGCCCGCCCGCGCCCGCGGCGCATGACATGCCTCGACCGCAGCCGCAGGCCCCGCGGATGGAGCCGCGACCATCGATGCCCGCGCCGCACATGGAGCCACGGCAGTCGATGCCGGCGCCGCACATGGAACCCCGCCCGTCGATGCCCGCACCGCATATGGAACCGCGGCCGCAACCGGCGCCCCACGTCGAGGCGCCGCGCCCGAGCAATCCGCCATCAGGCGGCCACGACGAACGACGCCATCAGTAA